In the genome of Dromiciops gliroides isolate mDroGli1 chromosome 1, mDroGli1.pri, whole genome shotgun sequence, the window aacatttgtggATACCTGCCTTATTCTAGGTTCAGTGATCAGATTGATCCTTGGGAACAGTTATCGAGGCCTTGGGCCAAGACATTTAGAGGAGATGTGTGACCTTCAGGGGATCTGAGTACAGCGGGGTTCGTGACTCCCACTGAAGGGGGTAAGGGAGAGGGGAGGCTTTGTGTCAGAAGCACTGACAAACACAAAATGTCAATAGAGATGGCCTTGAAAGGCAACAGGCAGTTGAGGCAGGGCCTTGTGATTGAAGGACGAGTAACTGGATGTCTTATCTCCAGGGGGATTCCTCAGGCCCCCACCAGCACCAGGGACTGACTCAGGCCTCTTTGAAGGTCATGGGATTTCGAGTTGGAAGACACTTAGACGCCACCCATGTTATAGGGAGGGGACAGGACTCACCCTGAACCCTGGGTAATACTTTGTGCTGAAAGAGCCCAGAGCTGGGAGTTGAGAGTTGCCCTTGAGTGCCAACTCTGCCTCTTGTGGGCAGTGTGAccttgagccttagtttcttcctctgtagagtggccctgtggctcttcaaggtccCCACACTTCTTAACTTGGGTAAAGATAAGTCCTCTTTTTCCCTTAGTTCCCAAAAACCTTCAGAAAGGATTTTAGGGAGAAAGAGCCTGATAAAATAGAGCCGAGGACTTTAGTTCCAAGTGTTCCCAATCTGTCCCAAGCTGCCAGGACAGCCTGGCTGAGCGCTCCCATCCAAGTCATTTCTGAGCCTGGCCTTGACCCGCTGCTGCTGCTCCCCTGGAGATGGGGTGTTCGTGGCTGTCAGCCTCTGTGTTCCTGCCCCCTGGGGTgcttgcccttccctcccttcccagggTTCAGCTCTCAGTCCATTTGCACACCTGGAGAATCTGATAGCCCAAAGAACTGGTGACACTTGCCCATGGCCAGTTGCTATTTGTTCTCGGGTCCTAATGACTCACAACTTGACTCCTGCCCTTCAAAGCCCACCTCACCAATACTGCCCAGCTAGTGACATAGTCACATCCAGTTTTCACCTAGGAGCAGGGTAATCTTATCCCAGCTCTTGCCCGCACAACCTGCTCTTGGCACTGTGTTGCCTGGGGCACTTAGACCTTGGAGCTGGGCAGCCGCAGGCTTGTCTGTCAGTGCTGCAGAGAGCCTGCTGCATCCCTAAGGGACCCTCATTAAATTTTCAGAGTTCTGCCTGTCAGCGAACAGACCGGGGCGGGGGCCAGGGAGGCCTCTCCGTTCCGCTGCAGACCTAGGGAACCTTGAAGGCCGGAGAGCTGCCATTGACCCCGTGCCCTTTAGCGGTGTGGTTTGATGTAGCATCCCAGGGATTTAGCCATAGCTGAATGGCCTCCCCAAGGGCAGGAGGCACTGATCAATCACATCCATTGAGAAGTATAGGCTACGCTTTAATAGAATGGgagaactgaagcacagagaagtcGCTAAGTTTGCTAGATGCAGAATATCAAGCTAGAACCTGGCTCTCCTGGCTCTCAGTCCAGTACACTCCCACCAGGATGCTTGGTTGTGACCATATTTCGTTGGgtggtttttaaattattaataatacttGGTATTTGTGTAACACCTGACATTTAAAAGCTTCAAGTGGGAGGCAATATGTTCCCCTGGCAAGAGCAGGGGCCTGGAAAACTCACTTCCTCTCTCCTGAATTCTCCAGGCAGGAGGGAGTCCAGGCTCCTTTTCCCAAGAGAAGGGGAGTATTGGATAAGTGAGGACTCGTCTGGTGCCTGGAAAGCTACCAAATATCAATGGGAAAGCCCATTCTTTTACATGTGCTAAAGGCCTCGTTCAGTCctttcggttgtgtctgactccttatgaccccatttggggttttcttggcaaagatcctggaagtgtttgccatctctttctccagtATTGACAGTCTACCTCCCCTCAAACTAAGAAGAaatacagttttctcatctctctttctaGGAGGTGTATGTGGAGGTCTGAGGGACTTGTTAGAATCCAACTTTGCCAGCTCTTCCGCTGGTCACGAGACGCATTCTTGTGACCCTGCCAGCCCTCAGCTGTCTGTGTCAGGGGAAGGCACTTTGGGATAGTAGGTGatttctggatttggagccagaagacttgggttcgaaTTCTAGCTAGGTGACTAAATGGAtttgggcctgcagtcaggaagactcacctccttgacttcaaatctggcctcggacactagctgtgtgaccttgggcaagtcacttcaccctgcttgcctcagtttgtcacccataaaatgagctaaatggggtcacaaagagttggacacaactgaaaaaacaactgaaaactaTTATaatgttgggcaaatcatttagcctcccATAGCAGGTCCCTTTGTGCTTTAAATACTGCGCTCCTGGGAACTGGCAGAGATAACCTGAAAGCTCCTTTTGCTTTGGCATACACTTCGTGGTTTTGTGTTGTAGGCGTGCTTTCCCTTCCTTGGCCCGCCCAACTTAGGCTGTGGGTTTAATGGATGGGTCAGCCCTTCTGTAGTTTGGACTAGCTCACAGAGAGGAGGTGGATGAGGACAGGAGCAGCCAAACTCtgcattttcctttataaaatgtttcTCATCTTTATTCCTAAAGTGTCCCTGAGTGCAGAAAGATCTTCTTACCAGACTCCCCTTACTGGGGACCTGGCCTTTGGCAGTGAGCACCATGTCTCCTGGCTGAACCCCAGGCAAGTCAGGTTTAATCCCTTAGAGATTTACCTGTGTGGAtttacctgccccacccccttcccatctCCCAAGATTCCCACTGTCTCACTTGATAGATAGGCAAACTGATGTCCAGaggaggtaaatgacttgccttaggTCCTACAATAGAAGCCTGGCTTAAGGCTCTGCCTGCTGGGCACCCTTGGCTCTCTTTGTTCATTCACCATCAGGAGGGAAGGTGGCCACAATGCCTACTCCCTCTGATCCAGATCTTCTGCTCAGGAACACTCCCTGAGTGTCCCCTGCTCTCTGGGGTCCCGGTCTCCACCCCAGCATCTTAGAAGAGCTGCAGAAGGGCAGCCACCTGAGGTAGGCTCTAGCTGGGAGCTTTCAAACTCACATGGAGGTGGTTTAGCATAGCtcggggagggagagggagaactcTGAGGCAGAATTCCCTAGAAGGATTTCTTCACCATATGTGTCAGGAGCCAATTCCAGGGACTTTCTGACCTTATCTGAGAGCACGCCAGCAATGTGGAGGACGCTGGTGTCCATCCCTATTGCTTGGATGGGAAATTACTACAGATGGACAGAGACACTTGGCTGGGGAGGCAGGGTGGAAGAGGCTGTCTGAGAGATGTGTTCTAGAGGAGACGGCGCTGCCTCTGGGGGCCAGAGTCTTgggttccaggcccagcactgttcTTACcgtctgtatgactttgggcagggCACTTCCCTTTCCTGTGCTgaagtttctacatctgtaagaTCCTCTGatcaggtccctttcagctctaaatctcatgGCCCTTTATTTAATAACAATCTGGAgtatacacacaaatgcatgcacatatacacatatataaatataatgcatatatatatatatatatatatatatatatgtacttatgtatgtatctatcatcaTTACCCCAGTTCTGTCCTATTAAAATCATTAAAACCTAGTTTCCTTCTGAGCAGGTGGACAGGCCTAGGTGTGGGCTAAGGGAGGAGGAGGATTTAAAAGAGGAACTTGTGACAGGATGCAGTAGATGTAGGAACAGGGGCAGGCTGTCCCTTGGGCCATATTAACTGATGTTTTCTGTGGCCAGACTGTAGACATGGTAAGGACAGAAGGCTGTACTCTGTAAACTCATCCATTTCTAGGCATCTGtgtcttgttttcctttccctgACTTTCCTACTCAGATTTTCTTTAATAACTTTATTGTGCTCAaggacagctatgtggtacagtggatggagagtggggcttggaatcagaaagatctgagttcaaatctgccctagctgtgtgaccctggtcaagtcactttaccttgtttgcctcagtttctgaatctgtaaaatgagcaacctactccagaatctttaccaagaaaaccccagtggagtcacaaagagacgGACATggctaaaaatgactgaataacaacaacaaatcttgcTACAATCATCTAatcatagggtttagagctggaagagaccttagagatcatgtagtccaaccacTTATTTCCTAGATGGCCCGAagcccagaaaggggaaaggagctaCTCATAGTCacatagataatgaaacagaAAAGCTAGTATTAGAACGCAGATTTTCAGACTCCAGATCCAGTTGGGGGAGAGGGGTTTTGCTCTACCTCAGTCATGCTCAGAGACATTGGAGGCCAAGAGGTTGGTCCAGCTCCCTGACCAGAGCAGGGGGTGATAGTGACAGAGAGGAAAACACAAACTAGGCCAAACTAGGGCTATGTGCAATCATAAGATTATTGTGCTCAGAACAGGAAAGATCCTTCAAgtccaccccccaaccccagcacaccctccttcctctttctctccccctctcccctgtcCCCCGGCGTTTTACAAATGCTGAAACCAGTCCAGAAAGGGAATGTGAGTTGTCCCAGGTCATGTGGGTGACAAGTAGTATTAGCAGCAGACCACAAGAAGGCCCAGCAATATCTCCTGGCTAACCCCAAGAAGGCAGGTTTCAGTCCTTAGAAAATCTGTAGCAATCTCATGGATTTACCTggctccttcccacctcccaacaCTCCCTGAACTTCTCATACTTTATTGTGAAGAGCAGGGAATAATCTCCCCACAttacaaatgggaaaattaaGGTCCAGAGAAAGTAAGTTAGTTGCCCAGGGCCACTCAGTGGGTTTGCCTAGGACAATAAAAGTGGCAGATTACAgaaccaggaggaggaggaggaggaagaaaaagagtagggggaggaagaagaggaaggcagCTGCCTCAGCCTTTAAACTTGGCCTGGAACCGGCAATGCTCAAGATAGGAATTTGACCACTTGGGTCATATGTGAACTTTTCAGGGGCTGTGACTGAACCCCAGGGGCAAATTCTGACTAGGTGACTAagtttgtcatctataaaatgaactggagaaggaaatgaccccAATACCCAAACCTAGACTTGCTGCCTCAGACAGTGGATACTTAGGCCTTGAAACCAGGTCAATACAGGCAGGAGGagagcagcagctaggtggcgcagtggatagagcaccagccctagagtcaggaggacctgagttcaaatttgacctcagacacttaacacttactagctgtgtgaccctgggcaagtcacttaacccccattgcctcactaaaaaaaaaaaaatacagccctCAACTAGCCCTCtaaggaggatgggagaaaagatGTTCAGACTAGAAGTTTAGAAAAATAGGCCTTTTTAATTCAAGTTGACTTTGTGGCGAATGAAGAGGCTGCATGGGTGACTGTCCTTGGGGCCTTTATTAAAGAACTACACAACCACTGAGGACTGTTGCAATGGAGACTTGGAGCAGGGTGATTAATGGGAGTATTAGCTTGGGGATTCTCAACCAGTTGCCAGAATATTCAGCAACTTGGACCAAGTTTTCTCTTCTTGGGGAGGGTTATTCTCAGAGGCCCACACCAAGCCGGAAGGATTGGAGGGGCTTCTCCACCTCCCTGTCCATCTGagccctcctcccctccagtTTTGGGAGGTTTCTTGAGGGAGGAGGGGAGTCTAATGCAAAATCAGCCTTGAGGAAGACCTCAAGGCACCCAACTGCGTCCCTACTTGGAGCAGGCCAGGGGCCGATCCTTTCCTGGCGCCTAAATTCCAGGGGAGTCAGAGCCCAGAAATGTTCCCAGCTGTTTCCACTCCTTCTGAAAGGCTTTTCCCTTCCTGTGCCCCATGCTTCTTGTGCTATGAGTTAGCCTCagcactaattaattaattagggtTGCAAAAGGCAGAAAAAGTGTTCTTAGGAGGAAGACTTTCCTCATCCCGGAGGAGAGGTGAATGATGCTGAAGCTTCCAAGGTGCCTGAATCTATGGGAGATGCTTTTTCCCTCGGGGGCGGGGGCTCTGACCAAGTCTGTACAGACCCACCCCTGGGTGTGCTGTAGGGATTTGCTTGGTTTTGTAGATGCAAAGGGGATGGAATGACCTCGGGAGCCTGGAGGTATCCGGGCAGCTGGGAAGCTTCTTAAATTCAGCTCCAGCCCCCAGAGATCTGGAAAGAAAGAGTTGGGGGTAGGGGCCATTTGTTCTATGTGTTAGATAGGAGACTTTTAGAAACCCACGCGAGGGCttgggctgggggctggggattTGCTGAGTTCTGGCTGGAGAGAAGGTTGGCTCCCTCAAACTGCTCAGATGGCCCCCAGGACCATTACTCCCTGTGCCCATCCAGACTGTCTAGCCAGGCACTCAGGGAAACAGCAGGTAGCTTTATGTTCTGGCTTTTCCCCTGAAGCCTGCCAACAGCCCCTCCCCACTTTGAGGGGTGACCATGCTTTGGCAGAGAGAGAGCCCTGCATCAGGCCATGTTCTTTCCCCTGTCCTCCCTCCCCTTGGGCCCCTCCTGATGAGAAATTAAGGCCATCGTCAGCTGCTACTAATGGCCCTGTTTCTGGCAAGTTTGAGTTGTGTTTAATGGCTAGAAGGGGGTGGGATGCAGGCAAGGCTGGCAGATAGAGCAGCAGAGGTATTGATCTAGAGAGGAAAACCCAGCACTGGACACAGGCGGTACTCTTCTACCCCACAAGGCCAGGCTTGGCCCATCCGTCTGGAGGACCTTGACTGCCACGGGCCTCCCCCAACACCCACGACTGCCCTTTCACCACTAGGACATGATGGGTGTGTCCGAGAACATGGAGCTGATGGATTCAGAGTCCGACTTGACCTGCAGGATTTTAGGATTCCTAAGGTCAAAATCCTCACTGACAGCCAGTTTAACCCGGCCATTCTGGCCCTCCTTGACTGGCTCCAGGAAGACAACGTGTTTGTGGGTGCTGGCTTTGCGACCAGGTCCATCGGCAGCAGGTGGGGTGGAGCTAAGGATGGAGGATTGGGCACTGCACTCCTGGGGTGGGATGAGGGGCACAGGGCGGCAGCACCGGCAACAGCAGGCGCAGGGCGTGAGGAAGAGATAGAGCAAGACCAGGATCAGGCTGACCACACAGCCCAGCAGGGTCGTGAGGCCCGTGTTGAAGGATTCCGACTCATGCGGTGGACGGTGGACGGTGACGTTGTATTCGTGCGTTTGGTTGTGGTGAAGGCGACTGCCGGCTGCCAGGCAGACGAAGACACCGGTATGGCTGAGCTGCGCCTCTTTGATGGACAGGCTGCCGTTACTCATCACCCGGATGGTCTTGTCTTTGCTGCCTGGGAACATGAGGAGCTCGTTGCTTGGGGACACCCATGCGTAGCGGGCGGCTGGGGCACTTGCATCGCAGTGGATGAGCAGCGGCTGGCCCACTTGCACCTCCAGGTGGACGTCTGACTGCTCTAAGCCAGGGGCTGGGGAAGAGCAGTTCTCGAAGACCTTGCTGTGAGTGAAAAAGCGCACTCGAGAGGAGGGCACGTCAAAGGCGATGCAGACGTGCTCCTCGAGATAGTCGCAGACCGAGCTGAAGCCGCGCTGTTGCCAGCGGAGCAGCATGTGGTAGAGGCCACAGCCACAGCGGATGGGATTGTTGTGCAGGTACAGCCCGTTCTTGATGAAGGCGGGAAGGGTGACCACCTCATTCACGGGGATGCTGGCCAGCCGGTTGGTGGAGAGGTCCAGGACCCGCAGCTGCCTGGGGCTAAGGCCGTGCAGGTCATGGAAGGAGAACGTGGTGAGGCGGTTGCAGCTCAGGTAGAGCCGGCTGAGTCTCCCCAGCCCCCGGAAGGCACTGTGGTCCACGAAGCCGATGTGGTTGTTGTAGAGCAGCAGTTCCTCCAGCCCTGTGAGTCCCTCCAAGTCGTGGTGGCCCACAACGTGGAGGCCGTTGGAGGACAGGTCAAGCCGGCGGAGGCCACTGGCGTTGTGGAAAGTGCCCCGGGTCAGACTCCGCAGTTGGTTGTGGGCCAGGCGAAGGCTATGCAGGCGGGGCAAGGCGGCCAGCCAAccggggtggaggtgggggagaacGTTATAGCTGAG includes:
- the AMIGO3 gene encoding amphoterin-induced protein 3 gives rise to the protein MASWILVWMLWVWLGKLPLLEASIHSSPDNASHVFHHCPKVCICASDLLSCSNQNLHTVPGPLPSMTTVLDLSYNVLPHLHPGWLAALPRLHSLRLAHNQLRSLTRGTFHNASGLRRLDLSSNGLHVVGHHDLEGLTGLEELLLYNNHIGFVDHSAFRGLGRLSRLYLSCNRLTTFSFHDLHGLSPRQLRVLDLSTNRLASIPVNEVVTLPAFIKNGLYLHNNPIRCGCGLYHMLLRWQQRGFSSVCDYLEEHVCIAFDVPSSRVRFFTHSKVFENCSSPAPGLEQSDVHLEVQVGQPLLIHCDASAPAARYAWVSPSNELLMFPGSKDKTIRVMSNGSLSIKEAQLSHTGVFVCLAAGSRLHHNQTHEYNVTVHRPPHESESFNTGLTTLLGCVVSLILVLLYLFLTPCACCCRCCRPVPLIPPQECSAQSSILSSTPPAADGPGRKASTHKHVVFLEPVKEGQNGRVKLAVSEDFDLRNPKILQVKSDSESISSMFSDTPIMS